A part of Bacteroidia bacterium genomic DNA contains:
- a CDS encoding IS5 family transposase, whose translation MKAYPTNLTDIQYEAIEKIVNDNRKRKHPLRCIVDALLYITKTGVQWRLLPKDFPKWQLVYYYFRKWTAEGLIEEIHDFLRDKLRKEKGKHVSPSLGLIDSQTVKTCSFSLSNGYDGNKKIKGRKRHIITDTFGFIIAIVIHNADIQDREGAKYVLEEL comes from the coding sequence ATGAAAGCCTACCCAACCAACCTAACTGATATTCAGTACGAAGCTATTGAAAAAATAGTAAATGATAACAGGAAAAGAAAGCATCCTTTAAGATGTATTGTAGACGCATTATTGTACATCACCAAAACTGGTGTTCAATGGAGATTGCTGCCTAAAGATTTCCCTAAGTGGCAACTCGTTTATTATTATTTCAGAAAATGGACAGCAGAAGGGCTTATTGAAGAAATACATGATTTTTTGCGTGATAAGTTAAGAAAGGAAAAAGGAAAACATGTTTCACCAAGTCTTGGATTAATTGATAGTCAAACTGTTAAAACTTGTTCTTTCTCGTTATCAAACGGTTATGACGGAAACAAGAAAATTAAAGGAAGAAAAAGACATATTATTACTGACACATTCGGATTTATTATAGCTATTGTGATTCATAACGCTGATATTCAGGACAGAGAAGGAGCTAAATATGTTCTTGAAGAATTAAG